A genomic region of Bubalus kerabau isolate K-KA32 ecotype Philippines breed swamp buffalo chromosome 10, PCC_UOA_SB_1v2, whole genome shotgun sequence contains the following coding sequences:
- the CCNB1IP1 gene encoding E3 ubiquitin-protein ligase CCNB1IP1 isoform X1, giving the protein MATHSSIFVWEIPWTEELGGCKELDKTEQLALALPGKGLKFRTVSSSSASRLHSTLLERRRPCNCGRRVPVETPSAGTFGDSFQHLETLLSIMSLCEDMLLCNYRKCRVKLSGYAWVTACSHIFCDQHGSGEFSRSPAICPACNSTLSGKLDIVRTELSPSEEYKAMVLAGLRPEIVLDISSRALAFWTYQVHQERLYQEYNFSKAEGHLKQMEKIYTQQIQSKDVELTSMKGEVTSMKKVLEEYKKKFSDISEKLMERNRQYQKLQGLYDSLRLRNITIANQDSTLEPSMIAQSGVFGFPLGNNSKFPLDSTPVRNRGGGDGDFQFRPFFVGSPTAPEPANSFFSFASPNNELEQQPVSSRAFKVKRI; this is encoded by the exons atggccacccactccagtatttttgtctgggaaatcccatggacagaggagcttggcggttgcaaagagctggacaagactgagcaactagcactggCTCTGCCTGGTAAGGGACTCAAGTTCCGAACTGTTTCCAGCTCTTCTGCTTCCCGTCTGCACTCTACCCTGCTGGAGCGACGAAGGCCTTGTAACTGCGGCCGCCGGGTACCTGTGGAGACTCCTTCAGCAGGGACATTTGGG GATTCTTTTCAGCATCTGGAGACTTTATTATCTATTATGTCTTTGTGTGAAGACATGCTGCTTTGTAATTATCGCAAGTGTCGTGTCAAACTCTCTGGTTATGCATGGGTCACTGCCTGCTCTCATATATTCTGTGATCAGCATGGTAGTGGTGAGTTTAGTCGTTCACCAGCTATCTGCCCTGCCTGCAACAGTACTCTTTCTGGAAAGCTAGATATTGTCCGCACAGAACTCAGTCCGTCAGAGGAATATAAAGCCATGGTATTGGCGGGACTTCGACCAGAGATTGTGTTGGACATCAGCTCCCGAGCGCTGGCCTTCTGGACATACCAG GTACACCAGGAGCGTCTCTATCAAGAATACAATTTCAGCAAGGCAGAGGGCCATCTGAAACAGATGGAGAAGATATATACTCAGCAAATACAGAGCAAGGATGTAGAATTGACCTCTATGAAAGGGGAGGTCACCTCCATGAAGAAAGTGCTAGAAGAATATAAGAAAAAGTTCAGTGACATTTCTGAGAAACTTATGGAGCGAAATCGCCAGTATCAAAAGCTCCAAGGCCTCTATGATAGCCTTAGGCTACGAAATATCACTATTGCTAACCAAGATAGTACTCTTGAACCATCTATGATTGCACAGTCTGGTGTTTTTGGTTTCCCATTAG GGAACAACTCCAAGTTTCCTTTGGACAGTACACCAGTTCGAAATCGGGGTGGTGGAGATGGAGATTTTCAGTTCAGACCATTTTTTGTGGGTTCTCCCACAGCACCTGAACCTGCCAACAGCTTTTTTAGTTTTGCCTCCCCAAATAATGAATTAGAGCAGCAGCCAGTCTCTAGCAGGgcttttaaagtaaaaagaatttaG
- the CCNB1IP1 gene encoding E3 ubiquitin-protein ligase CCNB1IP1 isoform X2: MSLCEDMLLCNYRKCRVKLSGYAWVTACSHIFCDQHGSGEFSRSPAICPACNSTLSGKLDIVRTELSPSEEYKAMVLAGLRPEIVLDISSRALAFWTYQVHQERLYQEYNFSKAEGHLKQMEKIYTQQIQSKDVELTSMKGEVTSMKKVLEEYKKKFSDISEKLMERNRQYQKLQGLYDSLRLRNITIANQDSTLEPSMIAQSGVFGFPLGNNSKFPLDSTPVRNRGGGDGDFQFRPFFVGSPTAPEPANSFFSFASPNNELEQQPVSSRAFKVKRI, encoded by the exons ATGTCTTTGTGTGAAGACATGCTGCTTTGTAATTATCGCAAGTGTCGTGTCAAACTCTCTGGTTATGCATGGGTCACTGCCTGCTCTCATATATTCTGTGATCAGCATGGTAGTGGTGAGTTTAGTCGTTCACCAGCTATCTGCCCTGCCTGCAACAGTACTCTTTCTGGAAAGCTAGATATTGTCCGCACAGAACTCAGTCCGTCAGAGGAATATAAAGCCATGGTATTGGCGGGACTTCGACCAGAGATTGTGTTGGACATCAGCTCCCGAGCGCTGGCCTTCTGGACATACCAG GTACACCAGGAGCGTCTCTATCAAGAATACAATTTCAGCAAGGCAGAGGGCCATCTGAAACAGATGGAGAAGATATATACTCAGCAAATACAGAGCAAGGATGTAGAATTGACCTCTATGAAAGGGGAGGTCACCTCCATGAAGAAAGTGCTAGAAGAATATAAGAAAAAGTTCAGTGACATTTCTGAGAAACTTATGGAGCGAAATCGCCAGTATCAAAAGCTCCAAGGCCTCTATGATAGCCTTAGGCTACGAAATATCACTATTGCTAACCAAGATAGTACTCTTGAACCATCTATGATTGCACAGTCTGGTGTTTTTGGTTTCCCATTAG GGAACAACTCCAAGTTTCCTTTGGACAGTACACCAGTTCGAAATCGGGGTGGTGGAGATGGAGATTTTCAGTTCAGACCATTTTTTGTGGGTTCTCCCACAGCACCTGAACCTGCCAACAGCTTTTTTAGTTTTGCCTCCCCAAATAATGAATTAGAGCAGCAGCCAGTCTCTAGCAGGgcttttaaagtaaaaagaatttaG